The genome window CAAATCTAGATTAACAATAGGTTGTGGATAATCTTTTACAGCTATAACATTTAATTCCATAATTCTAATACTAGCTTTTTCTGGCCAGTAATTTGAAGTCGAAAATTTATTTCCCTCTAGTTCATGAAATCGACTAGCTGTAGCTACTAATTCTTCAAAATCTGGGATAGTTTGAAAGTAAGTAGTAATATCATTAGATATATTTATAAAAGCTTTAAAGACAAATAACATTGCTAGAAAAGATAATACGACTTTGTCAATGCTTACTCGTTTGATATTTAAAGAAAAATAAATAGCACTTAACATGGTAATAATTAACAGTGCAAAACAGATAAACTGAGAAAAAGAAAGAACAACTTTATCTTTTTCAGAATTTTTATGCAGTGATAAGTTTATTTTTTCGCTAATTTTTTTATAAATAAACTCCCTAAAATAAAAAGAATTATTGGTTTTCAAAGATCTAATATATATAAATAATATTTTTGATAAGTTTTTCTTTTCATTTTTTAATGCGAAATATGCTTTTAGAAATGCAGCTTTTTTGATCAACAAAAACATACTTGTAAATATACAGACTGAAAGCAAAGCTAGTAACGAGGTTAAGTTGCTTACTGAAAATAAAATTAATGCTGCTACGAAATAAGAGATTCTTACTATAATTGAAGAAAATGATTGAAATAAATTTTCTTTAACATTAGAAAATTTTTCCAAATATTTTGCGGTCACATTTTCAGAAAGCTTATGCTCTTTAATTAATACATCATAAACTTTTTTTTCTAAATCATTGCTAAATATCAAATTACTTTTCGCATTTTTGAGCTGATAGTAATAGAATAAAAACAAAGAAAAAACAGAACAAATTAAAAACAATGAAATTTGTACATTTCTGGAAATGTATTGATTAAGATTTAAAGAAAATAAAGTAAAAAATGCGGCACTTATTAAAATTTGAGAAGAAATTAAATAAATAATATTTAAATAGGTACTTGAAGAATTAAAATATGATTTTAAGAAAAACTTATTTGATGAAGCTAATTTACGAATGTAATTTATTTCTTGTGTCTTATCAAAGTAGCTAAAGTCATAAAATTCTTTCGGTAGGTCAGCTTTGTAATAATTAATTTTATCACCTATTTTTTGATAAACGCTTGTAAGACCAAATTGTCGAGCATCAGCAGCAGCATAGTGCAGTCTCGCATAATGTCCTGACTTTTCTAATAAATTTTTATGTGTACCAACTTCAACCAACATCCCTTCTTTTATAACCAGAATTTCATCGCAGAGAGCCGCAAACTCTAATTTGCTGGTTGCAATCAATCTACTTGAATTAGCTAATATTTTTTGAATTCCCTCGTGGAAAAAAATGGAGGCTTCATTTGAAGTTAAACCAATAAAAGGTTCATCAAAAATGTATAAATCAGCTTTTGCATATAGGGTTCTAGCTAAAGTTATTTTTCGTAAAAAATATTCTGGAAATTTATTTAGTAAAGAATCGAAAATAGTTTCATCACCATCATCTAAAGAATTGAAATCATTTTCTAGAGAACAAGCTCTTATAACATCTACGTATCTTCTACCTTCAAATTCTCTATCTAAAATTATATTTTCTCTAAAAGTACCATCAAAAAGTAAAGTTTCATGTGACAATACTTCCACATTATGCACGAGTTTTTTCTCGCCGCTGATAATATTTAAATCACCAGTACAAGCTGATAAAAAGGCTGACTTACCTGAATTTTTCTGCCCAATAACAGCTGATAAACTTCCCGGTTGTTGCTCATAGTTTATATTGTAAAGACATATATTGTTACCATCATTAAATGCTGCTTTATGAAACGATAGTTTTATTTGATTACTGTCCAATTTTCTGTTTTGTTGTTCACTATTATTAAATATTTTTTCATTTTTATCATATGAATCTTTATTTTCTAAATGTATAGGCATTGAAAATAAATGAAAACTTTTTTTGAAATCTTTAACCCTAGAAATAAATATTAATATATTTCCATAAAAATAATCAATTAATGAAAAAAATGTAATTAAAGTAGCTATTGTTAGAAATGAATACGTTTGATTAACTAATAAATATACTGCAAGACTAGGAATAGCTATTATAAATCCAGAAAAATACTGAATTAAACCTGCCGCAGAGAGACGAGTTAAAATACCTTTAACTAAATTAGTTGAATTTTCTTGGAATAAATTGACTTTTTTAATGAAGAAATTTTCTAAAGCTAACAAATGAACTCGGTTACCATAAATAAATATTTTTTGAATAATATTACTTCTAGCTTGAATAAAAAAAGCTACTTTTTTTAAAGCTCTGAGAATGATTATTTTATTAGAAATTTGAAAAGCAAATAAAATTAATAAAATTATAATTGGAATAATAAACAATTTTTGCATTATAGAATATATAAACAAAAAAGCTACAATCAATGCTGGTAAACTAAATGCATGAAAGAAAATGGCTGGAAGATCTTTAATTTTGTCTGAGAAAAAACGGCCTTCTTCATCACTAAATTTTTTTACTATGATCTTCTTTTGATCTTTCAACGAGTAGCAACAAATTTTTGCAAAAATGTCTAATGAATTGAATTCTATTTGCCTTTTCCAATGTGTAAATAATTTTTGCTTGATATAAAATGTTGCTATAAAAACCAGAAAATATCCAAATATTCCCAAAGAACTTAAAAGTAACTTTTTATTAAACTCAGCAAAAGCTGGAACTAAAAATAACTCAAAATAATTTTTTAAAACAAATGGTGCAAATAATGCCAAAGAAATTAGTGCAATTTGAAGGAATGCTGCATATATTAAATTTCGTTTAAAAATGAGAAAAAAAATCCACCATAAAGATCTTTGTCGACTCATAGCTTTTTGGAGAATTTTATCAACTGAGGATACTTTTGGAGAAATCACTTGTTTTACAAAGGTATGAAATTTTTTTTGGTACCAAAACATATTAGTGTTTTAACCTTTTCGTCATGAGCAAAAAAATAGTAATGAATGATTGTATCATGACAGTTATACCATTAGCTGGGCCTGACATCCACATATTTCCATTTTCAATAAAAAACTTTATTACAATAAAAAAATAAATAAAATAAAAAACACAAGAATAAATCATTGGTACCAATAGTGATCTCATAGATTCAACTTTTGTATTTATACCTATTTTATCTTTAGTCATAAATTTATGAAATGTCGATAACCAGAAACAAAAACCTGATTGACCCACAAATAATATTGCAAATAATAAGCAGTAAAAAGTATTACTCGCCCCGCCACCAAAGTAACCAAACCAAAGAAAGGGGAGAAAACAAAAAAATTGAAATGCACCTGCCAAAAACCAGCCATTTGCAATTCCTATTTTTTTAAAAAGCTCAATTAGAATTCCACGAAATTGCACTTCTAAGCCTATGGCATAAATACAAGTAAAAAAAATAATAGAAAGAGGATGAACTAAAAAGAGATGCAATATACTATAAACTGTGTTACCTGATAGAAATAAAACTTCATTGGATTCTTGATAAAATATTTGAGAAAAATTAATGCTAAACTGCAAACCGATAGCTGCAGTTAATAAGGGAACGATTATAGCCCAAAATAATTTTTTATTAAGCCTTGGCATTAATGCTAAATAATATAGCGGAATTTTAAAAAAGAGGGCAATCATTAAGGAAATAAAAAAGGGCAACCAAGTACTTAAAATTAATGCTATTAAAATAAACAATGGATTGCCAGAAGTAACTTTTCCAGATGCATAAAGTTGAATTGCCCAAGTAACAGTCAAAGCAGAAATTAAATATATAATTAATGATACTAAATATTTACTTTTTTCGTTTTTGAAGGGCTTGCTGATAGTCTTCGGTAAATTTTTCTGCACCTTTTTCTTTTAACTCCCGTAAAATAACTTTTTCTTCAGCTAGTTTAGCATCTTGCGCAATGGCTGCTTGGAAACAAGTCACAGCACTTGTGATATTACCAGATCGATAATAAGCCATTCCTAAGTTAAAATAAACATGAGATTTGTATTTGTCGAAGAATTGGAGAGCGTTTTCATAAAAAATAATTGCTTCATTTATTTTACCATTTTTAACTAAAGCAACACCACGATTATTAAAAAAACTTGCAAGTGTTTTACTTTCAAAATTTCCCTGAATTTTATCAAAAAATGATTTTGCTTGATCAAAATTTCCCACAGTAGAATTTGTTTTAATCATACCCTCTAGCGCAGCATTATTTGTATTATCTTTTTCTAAAACTTCTTGATATTTATTCTCAGCACCTTTTACATCATCAAGACCTAATAATGCATCTCCGAGCATTATTTTATGTGATAAATTATTTGGGCTTTTAGCTTCTAACTTTTCATAGATCATCGTTGCATCTTGAAAATTTCCTATTAAACACAAAGCTTTTCCTAAAGTGTTTAATGTTTTTAAATTTTCATTTAACTTATTTGCACTATTTTTTTCTAAATGTTGTTTAAGAAATTCTATAGCTTCTTGATATTTCTTATGTAGAATTCTAACTTCTCCTCCAAGATAGGTATATTTAGAATTTTTTGTAATTTCATTTTCTACTTCTTGATTAGAAAATAAAGAATCAATTGCTTGTAAATCAGACTCGTGAATTAAATGTTTTAAATTTTTAATTTTTGTTTGAATACTTTGTGAGTTAAAATATTCTGCCCTAATTTCTTCCATATTTCGCAAAAAATCTACCGCATTTACTACTTTTGGCAT of Pigmentibacter sp. JX0631 contains these proteins:
- a CDS encoding ATP-binding cassette domain-containing protein; translation: MFWYQKKFHTFVKQVISPKVSSVDKILQKAMSRQRSLWWIFFLIFKRNLIYAAFLQIALISLALFAPFVLKNYFELFLVPAFAEFNKKLLLSSLGIFGYFLVFIATFYIKQKLFTHWKRQIEFNSLDIFAKICCYSLKDQKKIIVKKFSDEEGRFFSDKIKDLPAIFFHAFSLPALIVAFLFIYSIMQKLFIIPIIILLILFAFQISNKIIILRALKKVAFFIQARSNIIQKIFIYGNRVHLLALENFFIKKVNLFQENSTNLVKGILTRLSAAGLIQYFSGFIIAIPSLAVYLLVNQTYSFLTIATLITFFSLIDYFYGNILIFISRVKDFKKSFHLFSMPIHLENKDSYDKNEKIFNNSEQQNRKLDSNQIKLSFHKAAFNDGNNICLYNINYEQQPGSLSAVIGQKNSGKSAFLSACTGDLNIISGEKKLVHNVEVLSHETLLFDGTFRENIILDREFEGRRYVDVIRACSLENDFNSLDDGDETIFDSLLNKFPEYFLRKITLARTLYAKADLYIFDEPFIGLTSNEASIFFHEGIQKILANSSRLIATSKLEFAALCDEILVIKEGMLVEVGTHKNLLEKSGHYARLHYAAADARQFGLTSVYQKIGDKINYYKADLPKEFYDFSYFDKTQEINYIRKLASSNKFFLKSYFNSSSTYLNIIYLISSQILISAAFFTLFSLNLNQYISRNVQISLFLICSVFSLFLFYYYQLKNAKSNLIFSNDLEKKVYDVLIKEHKLSENVTAKYLEKFSNVKENLFQSFSSIIVRISYFVAALILFSVSNLTSLLALLSVCIFTSMFLLIKKAAFLKAYFALKNEKKNLSKILFIYIRSLKTNNSFYFREFIYKKISEKINLSLHKNSEKDKVVLSFSQFICFALLIITMLSAIYFSLNIKRVSIDKVVLSFLAMLFVFKAFINISNDITTYFQTIPDFEELVATASRFHELEGNKFSTSNYWPEKASIRIMELNVIAVKDYPQPIVNLDLYIPSGSKFGFILEKGQHKISTLFASILQFVPFESGSIVIDDEDILKLNPFDLRSKFAYISMNSIFPFLTLKENLDPDELFDDSEIWSVLNRVGVAQSIAVLRNGLNTKIEDLPKQMLWAGETIFFSIAKALLQNNRILLIDNIILTDESELRLIEILLREFSTATILLSVHSKSKLLSICNEVGQFDKGLLRRVNIDKFDYNQMLNHQVISDYISQT
- a CDS encoding response regulator, with the translated sequence MAQKSENADKNNKFCVLIIEEKSDLRTFFMGVLTKSGNFEVKNAATPIEALDIVSKEAAQIHVILFDWDMKEMSGDVFAQKIKNEVNYDHIELVVCSAAIAQDDNFLLNELEIYHTMPKVVNAVDFLRNMEEIRAEYFNSQSIQTKIKNLKHLIHESDLQAIDSLFSNQEVENEITKNSKYTYLGGEVRILHKKYQEAIEFLKQHLEKNSANKLNENLKTLNTLGKALCLIGNFQDATMIYEKLEAKSPNNLSHKIMLGDALLGLDDVKGAENKYQEVLEKDNTNNAALEGMIKTNSTVGNFDQAKSFFDKIQGNFESKTLASFFNNRGVALVKNGKINEAIIFYENALQFFDKYKSHVYFNLGMAYYRSGNITSAVTCFQAAIAQDAKLAEEKVILRELKEKGAEKFTEDYQQALQKRKK